The Peromyscus maniculatus bairdii isolate BWxNUB_F1_BW_parent chromosome 3, HU_Pman_BW_mat_3.1, whole genome shotgun sequence genome segment TTAAGTACTCAGAGAATCAGGGTGCATGCATTCGCCCAGAGCTACCTACCTGGTTCTCAGCCTGGAGGTAGCCCTGGCATTGACCAAGATTGGGAATTTGACCTGTATCGCAGCAGTTGGAACTAAAACAACCTCTTGGGTCCTCCCAGAGTTTTTACTGAGTTCACTCAGAACTGTGAGCATGGTGAAGATGAGCTACCAACTCTGACCACCCCCCTTGCCACCTCTGGCCTTCTTTTTAGTCTTTACATGGATCCCTCCCTGTTCCCATATCGGGTGCcagatgttgtttgaatcttagatggtctttcaataaaaaaaaaaaaaaaaaaaaaaaaaacccagagccagatatcacggtgaaagctgagagatcagagaagcagaacaagccagccattagtttttacctctacgaaatcctcagtctaaagagtgtgagttcctgtctcctcatgctttatatacctttctgtgtcatactttattacttcctgggattaaaggcgtgtgtcaccactgcctggctctgtttctctcatgtagccctgtgtggccttgaactcacagagatccagatggatctctgcctcccgagtgataggattaaaggtgtgtgccaccactgcctgacctctatgtctaatttagtggctgactttgtcctctgatccccagacaagctttatttgggtacacaatatatcaccacagtagctTGCTGAGTGGAGAGCAAGTTCCACAGTGATGCCACATGGGCCTACTCTTCCAAATGGGACTGAGGGCATGTCAGGGAGTCCATAGGCACATCTGAATAATCCCAAGACAGAATCCCCTCAAATGGTTGGTACTCAACACTGCTCTGCCCACTGAATTCTGTGTCTCTCCCATAGTATTTGGTGGCATTGTTGATAGTGGGCTTCTTACACATAACCCATTCTGAAGATTCCCAAAAAAGGTCACACCAGGGAGTTCCATAGACTTCTGATTCAAATTTCTTCCTAGAGGACCCACCTGTGGCATTCAGAGACCCTGTAATCATGTGGCCCATGTACAAAGGTCACAACTACATCAGACACTGGATCCCTGGACACAAGGTCTGCCTGATGCTTCCTCCTTTCAGCTACAATAGAACACCTAATTCCATGGGAAGAGTCTATCCCCAGCTCCTACCTAAAAACCCCAAGTCCCCATAAGGACAGTGTCCACCATTGTATACACTTTAGAGCTGTGGAGAGCTCACATACACAGATGTGTGGCCAGGGAACCCACTCCTATTGCACTATCGTACCCCAAAAGACCTTTATGACCTGAGCAAAGGAAGCCCACAAGATACCAGACTTCTCCATCAGATGAGGGTATCAATGTCTGAGGCTTTCAGCCCTTTCATGCAGGGAAACTGTCCCACCTCAATGATGGGCATGCAGAAGGAGGCTACTATGGGAAATCTAACAAAATCACCAATACCTTTACCTGGTCATGTTCTAGCTTTTAAAGCTTATCCCTAAAGATCTCTCTTTAAACACATGGGGGGTGGGTATTGTGTGTGCTGGGTCACTATGGTGCTGTCTGTACCAGTAAGTCTGGTAACAATAGACTTTCCATTTGTATAGGGGAACAGGTCAGTACATTAGGGCACAGCTGTACCCTGGTGCCAGGTGATAGAAAAAAACTGTTATGAGTGATGACAGTCTGAAGACCGACAGGAAAACCCTGCAGGTTATATTAAGTGGGAGAAGAAACCAGTGGGGAACAACAGGCATCCTATGCTAACTTTGGGGAAAGAATGGGAGGATACTAGAGATCTGGGTTATAGGAACGGAAAGCAGAAGGTGTTGAGGTGCCTCAAAAAGCTGAAAGACAAGGAACCAGTTTTCCTCTCCTTAGGAACATAGCCTTGAGGGGATGGAGGTGGAATAAAGgctcaatcagtaaagtgcttgccaccaggcgtgaagacctgagttcagatccctgacACACCTGTAAAATGGAACACAGTGTAGCAGGACAGCAACCCAGAACTAGAATTAAAggacaaagacaggcagatcccagaggCTTCTTCACGCCAAAGTCTTCcagaatcagtgagttccaggttaagtgagagatcctgccttaaaTATTATTGTGGAGAATGAGTGAGGAGATATGATGCCAACCTCTATTCTCCACACCAATGCatagacacacaaaaccacatacacacatagagagggaaggagggacagagggagggagggaaggagagagggagggagggagggagggagggagggagggagggagggagggagggagggagggagggagggagagagagaacagcccaGAGCTAAGACATTACACACAGTGTGTGGAAATGTTCACAGCATCCTCTACACTCTAGCGTCTACAGACTGAAGGACAAATTGCTGAAGGACAGTGAGTGGGCCCTGAGTGCAGTTAAGCCCAGGCCCAAGACTGAGAGTCCCTTGGTGTGGGATGGTTCTAGCCAACTTTGACCAGAGGAACAGGATATGTACTAGGCATAAAGAGACAAATGGGAAAGTCTGTCTTTGGGGAAGAAGCCAACAGGAAGTTCAAGCCTCAGGGTTGTGCCACTCACACTTGTGAGTGGAACATGTGACCTAAGAAAACACAATTCCAAACAATGCTTGGGTTCTGTGCCCAGCTGCTCATCATGTCCCTGGGGAGTGCCTATGCTTTCGTTTGCCTAATTCCTCTTCTACAGTTAAATTttaaagctgagtgtggtagcacatgactttaatcccagcactggggaggcagacccaggcatatctctgagttcaaggccagcctggtttatggagcaaatttcaggacagccagagctacatagagaaaccctgtcttgaaaaaaaaattttttaattgaaatgcaCCTAAGTCCTCATCCTCATCAGGACTTCTGCCTGTACCCTGAACACCTGTAACACAGGCCTGAGCCCCTCCCTGCGCCTCTATAACCAGCTTTCTCTCCCAAAGGTTTCTAATCTGGGGAAGCAAAAGCAATTAACTGCCTATTATAGAAAATACCACTCAGATTCCTTCCACCCACTCTCAGGCCATGAGTTAAGCCTTGACCTCATTCTGTCTTCATGAGTGAGAAATCCTGCTAGAGACCTAGAGGGAGCCTTGAGTGGAAAGCAAAGGCCAGATGGAGTCTTCCAGCATCAGTGACAGGTGCAAAGCTTCAGAGAGGGACTTTCATCTGGGGCCCAGGAATGTCACAGTCAGGTTAGGATCTGCAGAGACAAGACCTGATGCCAGTGACAGCAGTCTGCTCCCATGCAAAGCCAATGTTTCCCAGGAACTCTGTACTcggcaggaccaggcaggaagcCTCATTAGCAGGTACAGGAAGGATAGGGCAGCAGGGGCTGAGGTCTGTCAGTATCACAAGCAACCCTGCCTCTCTAGCCATGGGGAATGGGCTACATTTACAGTCATCAGGTATGAATTCCCACCTATTGAGTGGGTCGTAAATACATTTAGATGGCTGTCCATCACCCCGGGATAGATGCTACATTTGCACCATACAGGATGTCTTGCTGGGccattcattgtttgtttgtgagcTTTACAGTTGAGTAGGAGTATTGATAGTTTTTCTTCCTTGGGAGCTTGAACAGACCTTGTGAAATAGTAAGACCTGGTCTTTAAGTAGGAAGCTTCCAGGACAGATGCGGTTGGATTTCTTCAAGTCTTGTATCTGAAGggtgtggtgttttcagcaattGAGTCTTGCCTTCAAGTTGTGAGAAGCagccaagggcaatggcaatagcctcCACTATTCTGGAAGTCTCTTGGAGTCTCCTGGACATcctcctgaccaacaactcaaggggaagtttctcatgcctggtactgcgGTTGTTGTTAGTCAACAGCTCCTTGGAGGGATCAATATCACCTGGTGTGGTATATtccatttaagtgtgtgtgtgtgtgtgtgtgtgtgtctgtgtgtgtgtgtgtctgtgtgtgtgtgtgtctatgtgtgtgtctgtgtctgtgtgtgtctgtctgtgtcactgtgtagTGTAGTGTGGTTTTCAgtaagcttataaaatatttccctgtggctttttcaaacattatCGCTCCATTCCATCTACCTTTCTCGCTTGTATCATGCTCCCTTCCTGCACTTTGAACATTTAACCTAAATCTCAGCATGCAACCCCCTAAATGATCATCTGTTGAATCAGAAAGGGAATTTTGCTATGACTACAGCCCTCTGGCCCAGCAGAACACAGGCCATTAGTAACCCTTGAGGACCAAGCCTTGGGCTGCTGTGACTCATGGTGCACCTTGCTGAACAATGTTCCCCACTGTTATAACACCAAGAAAGGGGGAAGCAATGGGAGATACCTAgataagaaagaatataagagattTCCAGAAGAGGGAGGAAACATGTGGATGCACACAGGGGTCCGGACAGCACTGTGAACTGTGGGTGAGGACCCAGAGACTCCAACTCTGGCTTCAGCTGGATAAGGGAGGAAGCACAGTCAGGGGAAACGGGTTTAGAGACAGAGTGCTCTGAGTGCTGGCTTGGAGAGAGAAATACCtaagttctctcctttcttctggtGAGTTCCAGAGCCATGGGGCTGGCACCAAGGAGCTTAGCACTGGGCTGCATGGCCATCATCTTGGCTCTACAGATGGCCATGGCAGAGTACCCCAACTGGATGCTGAATGGCAAGGCCCAGGTGTTTGCAGACCTCAGCGCCCAGGAGATAGAAGCCGTGCACAGCTTCCTGATGAGCAGACCAGAGCTGGAGCTGCGGCCATCTGGTACACAGGCTTTAGACAAGAACTCTGTGTTCCTCATTGAGATGCTGCTGCCCAAGAAGAAGGATGTCCTAGAGTTTCTGGATAAGGGAACAAAACTTCCAGTGCGGGAGGCCCGTGTGGTCATTTTCTTTAGTGCCCAGGAGCACCCCAATGTCACCGCGTTTGCTGTGGGGCCCCTGCCACAGCCCATCTACATGAGAGAACTGTCCCCGAGGCCAGCAAAACATCGATCCTGGGCATCCAGACCCATGTCCAAAGCAGAGCAAAGTCTTCTCTACCACAAAATCAAGGAGGCCACCACACCTTTACAGAAGTTTTTCCTTGACACCACCGGCTTCTCACTAGAGGACTGCAATGGCCAGTGCCTCACCTTCACCCACGTGGCACCCCACAGTGTGGAGTCTAGACATCGGGCCACCTGGTTTCTCTTGCAGCGCATTGTGAAAGACCACCTCCTGCAACCCACAGGGTTGGAGATCCTTGTGGATCATGGGAGCACGAACGTCCAGGACTGGAGAGTAGAGCAGGTCTGGTATAAAGACAAGTTCTACAGCAGCCCAGAAGAACTGGCTCAGAAGTATGCAGATGGAGAAGTAGATACAGTGGTCCTCAAGGACCCGCTGCCCGAGAACACAGAGCAGCCACAAATCTTCATCAAGCCTGGTGGGGAATTCCCAATGCCCCTCAGCGAGTCTGGCCCCCATGTGGAACAAGGCAATGGTTCCAGATACAGACTAGAAGGCAACACAGTGTTCTACAAAGGCTGGAGCTTCTCCTTCCAGCTTCAACCCTCTTCTGGGCTGCGGATATTAAATGTGCACTTCAGGGATGAGCCTATAGCCTACGAGATCAGCGTGCAGACAGCTATGGCTGTGCATAGAGAAAATACACCTGCAGGGGAGCTGACCAAGACCATGGATCTAGGCTGGGGCATGGGCAGTGTGACTCATGAGTTAGCCCCTGGCATCAACTGTCCAGGGACAGCCACCTTCCTAGATGTTATCCACTACTATGACACTGATGGGCCTGTCCGTCATCCACGAGCCCTCTGCATCTTTGAGATCCCCACGGGGGTGCCTGTTAGGCCCATCTTTAGCAATGACTTTCCAGGCAAAATCAACTTCTTTTCAGATGTCATGGGACACAAGCTGGTTCTGCGGGCAACCTCAGCGCTCTACAATTTTGATTACATCTGGGACTTCGTCTTCTATACTAACGGCATGCTCTCAGCCAAGATGCATGCCACAGGCTATACCCACACCACCATCTACACCCCTGAGGGGTTGGGCGAAACTCACCTGATGACTCACCAACTTGGCAACAGTCACACCCACCTTGTGCATTACCGTGTTGACCTGGATGTGGCAGGTAGGACTTGAAATCAGACCCCCGCCCCTGTCACTCAGCTGCTTCCCACCAATAACTTTACTCCACAAAAGATAGGGCAGAGACTTCCTGATGTTAAATCAGAAGTATTCATTGagcttcctcccctgcccccccgcccccccccccccgcaaaaaaagtGTTATGCATATCTGAGAAATAGTGGCTGTGAGTGGCACCCTAGTGTTATCCAGAATGTTAGGTGTACATCTGCCTTGGGTCTGAATTCAGTGGTGCAGAGCAGACGGGAggagtgcgggggggggggggggggggggggagggatgaaATGCCACTGCCTAGCTCTCTCAGAGGGTCTGTAGTCCCATCAGGGGTGCTTAGTGTGTTCCCTGGATATATGTCACCGCAGAGGAGTGCCATGGCTGTGATACTTGACACCAAAGCCAATAACAGAACAAGGCCACCATGATCTGTCACTCATAAATCCCACTTGTCTTTATGGCCCAGAATGTATATCTTGCCAGTCTCGGGCCTTCAGTAACACAGGCTATCCCTTCTCCAGGGTTAAAATAGTGGCAAAAAGGTTGTGTCACAGCTCTCCTGAAAACTGCCTGGGCCACACTGAAACTACCACAACTGCCAGACCTGACCCCCGAACTGTCCTCCAGCTCATCTGGTTTGGGGTTCACTTAGTTTCGCTGCTCACACATAGCCCAGCTGCTGCTTCTTGCTGGCAGCTGGCTGTGGATGTGACCTATGCTGGAGATCCAGGGTGGAAGGAAAAAGCTTCTAATTGAAgttggttctcaacctccctgccCCCCCATGGTTCCAGGCACCAACAACAGCTTCCACACACTGCAGACCAGGCAGAAGAACGCCACCAACCCTGGCAGCCGAAGACACCACCTGGTCCAGGACACAATGGAGAAGACACAGTATTCCCAGGAGCGCCAGGCCACCTTCCCCTTCGGACAGACTCTGCCTCCGTTCCTGCTCTTTAGCAGCCCCCAAAGGGACATCTGGGGACACAGGCGCAGCTACCGCTTACACATCTACTCCACATCTAAGCAGAAGCTGACCCCTGAATCCCAGGAGGACTTGGCTTTCACCTGGGCcaggtgaggaggggaggggctcCTCTCTGACAGTGAGTGCATCTCTGTGCTTCCGTTCTTGAGGCTCTGAGCCCACGTGTGAGTCTGAGTGTGCATCCACatgcactgggggggggggcggaaggtGCTCGTGGGGCTCTTGACCCACAGATGGCTTTGGGCACTCTTACAAAGTCCCAGGAGATGACTGCACATTGGGAGGAAGTGCTAACTTCCCCATCTGAGGTCCTGGGGACGTTCTGAGCCCCAGCTGGGCCTCAGAGGCAGCTCCAATGCTCAGAGCCACCTGGCTTCTCAATCTTCAGGTACTCCCTGGCAGTGACCAAATATTGGGAGTCTGAGCGGTGCAGCACCAGCATTTACAACCAGAACCACCCCTGGGATCCCGCCGTGGTCTTTGAGGATTTCCTCCAGAACAATGAGAGCATTGAAGACCAGGTAATGACCtagtccttcccttcctcctctgtccttgtCACTACCTCTCACCTGTCCCTGGTCCTAGAAGTGTGGCTTGCATGGAGCGCAAATTCGGAGGCCATGAACGATGAGCCAACCTTTTTTCAGTGGGGCTGAGGCCTTCTGGGGGAAGTTTGTAGACACATCTTAAAGTGACCCAGTCCTACCAAAAGAAAACCATAGAATCAaccaacctgggctcataggggctcacggagactgaagaaccaaccagagagcctgcatggaactgacctaggccctctgcatgtgtgtgtagcttggtcttcttatgggattcctaacagtgggggcaAGGGCTGTCTcggactctgttacctgctttagGGCcccttccctcctactgggtcGCCTCATCCAGCCTCAATAGGAGAAGAGGTGCCTAGTGTTTCTgcgacttgatatgccatggctggccgATAagatatccttgggaggccttcccttttccaaagagaaaggagggggaatggattgggggtggggaaaaGGTGAGGTTGGGGGacgggactgagaggagaggaggaagggaggggaaactgtgatgggctggaaataattaattaatataaataaatttttttaaaaaatgacccaGTCCTTCCAGGGTCCACAGTACCTCCTTGTTCGCTAAAGCCTTTTTCTCTCCCACAGGATTTGGTGGCCTGGGTGACAGTGGGATTCTCTCATGGGCCCCATTCTGAAACTGTCCCCAGTATGACCTCAGTGAGGAACTTCGTAGGTTTCTCACTCCGGCCTTTCAACTTCTTCTATATCATTGAAAGACACCTAGGTACCGCTGCCACAGATCTATCCGACACTAAGTCACTGGGGACAGGGTCTGCCTGATGCCTCCTACTTTCAACCTCAGTGGCATCTACAACCCTGTGTCAAGAGTCCAGCCTCAGCTCCAGCTCAACAGCCCCAGAGCCCCACAAGGACATCCAATAAACCTTTGACATTCTACCCTTCTGCGTTGCTTCTAGAACTGGGGGGTACGTGTACCGCTTACTCAGATATGTGGCCATGGGCACCATATATCTACTAATTGCTAAATAACCTTCATGGCCAGGGCAAAGATACTGGGTTTCTTTAGCTGGTGGATTTTTCAATATCTGAGACTTTCCCGTCTCTCTTAGGGCAACTTTATGGGAATTGTCCCACCTCAAATCTGGGCATGCAGAAGAAAACTGCTAAGAGGAGATTTAACAACATTACCAACGTCTCaccctttttgttgttgctttatcATCTAAAGTTCACCCTAAGATCCCtttatcaacaaacaaacaaaaacgtatGTGCATGCTGATCACAGTAGAACTGTCTGCAGCAGGCAAAGTCTGGAGACCACGGAGTCTGCACCTGCAGGGAAGAACAGTCAATCAACCAAGGCACAGCCCCACTGTGGTGCCAGATGACAGGGGAAAGTGTATGAGTCAGGACTAGGGAGACACCTAGAGTGTGCAGctcatagaagaagaaaaatggcagACAATCGTGTGCATAGCGTGCTAACTTCTGTGCATGAATAGGAGATAACTAAGAACCCTTCACAGGAACTAAAGGTGAAAGATATAGAGCTGCCCTCAAACAGTTGAAGGGGACAAGGAAACAGAATTTTCCAGAGTGCCTCTACTGGAACACAGTCTTTAACAGCTCCAGAGCTGGAGCTAGATTAGTAGCTTAGTCCTTGCCCTGCAGGTATGAGAAACTTCAGTCAGACGTCCAACATCCTCATGAGAAGGGGAAGCATGGTGGCCCATGGCCTTTACCCCAGcaatggagacaggcagatgcctaGAGTTCCCTGGCCTGCCAGTCTagcagaatcagtgagctccaggttcagggagagaccctgtctcaaaaaaaggctGGAAAGTTGGACAACAGACATTGTTCACCAGGAAGGCACACACgggagcatgggcacacacacaggagcatgggcacacacacaggagcatgggcacacacacaggagcatgggcacacacacaggagcatgggcacacacacaggagcatgggcacacacacacaggagcatgggcacacacacaggagcatgggcacacacacaggagcatgggcacacacaggagcatgggcacacacacaggagaatgggcacacacacaggagcatgggcacacacacaggagcatgggcacacacaggagcatgggcacacacaggagcatgggcacacacacaggagcatgggcacagacacaggagcatgggcacacacacaggagcatgggcacacacacaggagcatgggcacacacaggagcatgggcacacacacaggagcatgggcacacacacaggagcatgggcacacacaggagcatgggcacacacagaggagcatgggcacacacaggaacatgggcacacacaggagcatgagcacacacacaggagcatgggcacacacaggaacatgggcacacacaggagcatgggcacacacaggagcatgggcacacacaggagcatgggcacacacacaggagcatgggcacacacacacaggagcatgggcacacacaggagcatgggcacacacacaggagcatgggcacacacaggagcatgggcacacacacacaggagcatgggcacacacacaggagcatgagcacacacacacaggagcatgggcacacacaggaacatgggcacacacaagggagcatgggcacacacaggagcatgggcacacacacaggagcatgggcacacacaggagcatgggcacacacacaggaacatgggtacacacacaggagcatgggcacacacaggagcatgggcacacacagaagcatgggcacacacaggggcatgggcacacacaggagcatgggcacacacacaggaacatgggcacacacaggagcgtgggcacacacaggagcatgagcacacacacaggagcatgggcacacacaggagcatgggcacacacaggagTATGGGCACatacaggagcatgggcacacacacaggagcatgggcacacacacaggagcatgggcacacacacaggagcatgggcacacacacaggagcatgggcacacacacacaggagcatggacacacacacacaggagcatgggcacacacaggagcatgggcacacacacaggagcatgggcacatacaggagcatgggcacacacacaggagcatgggcacacaggagcatgggcacatacaggagcatgggcacacacacaggagcatgggcacacacaggagcatgggcacacacacgggagcatgggcacacacaggagcatggacacacacacaggagcatgggcacacacGGGAGCGTGGGCACACACGggagtgtgggcacacacacagaggcatgggcacacacacgggaggatgggcacacacacagaggcatgggcacacacagaggcatgtaaagatacacaaaatagaaagaggacaaagccagctgtggtggcacataccttcagTTTCAGCAGAGAAataaaggcagatctctgtgaattcgacgccagcctggtctacataacaaggtctaggccagccagtgctacacagtgaaaccctgtctcaaacagagagaggaagagacagagaggaggtggTAGGTAGGGATGGCATAGAGCTCCTAAGCCAAGAACATGTTACCCAATGCAGGGGGACATTGTTCAGAGCAACCTGCAGAACTGAAGAGGCAGCTGTGGACTTTCCTAACCTGTGGTTTGAACAGAAAAAACAAGAGCAAACAGACAGAGAACCCTACATTCTCCTCCAGCACTACGGATTCAATGCCTTCCAGAACTGTCACTCATATCATGTCTCAGAGCCTACACAAAGGCAGTCCTTCCTGTTGTCATTTACcagaacttgaacccagggccgCTTGACCCTAGAGCCTGAAACTGAATATCTTTACCAATTTCAAAATGCATCTCCTAAAAGGTAATTTGTGTCGTTAAAAGGAAGTTTGGCCTACAGTACAGCCTGCTGTACTACCAGGAGAGAGCACTTTGTAGCCCTTGGGGACCAAGCCTTGGGCAGCTGTGCCCAAGCTGTGCCCCTGGCTAAAGCATGTTCCCTCACTAAGATAACACCGAACAAGGGAACGCGGGAGTTTATCTACACACGAGATATGCAAGTGGAGGAGGAAATAGATAGAAACACACACGAGGGCTTGGCCAGCACTGCGACCTGTGAGTGGAGACCCAGAGGCTCCAGCTCAGGCTGCAGCTAGATTtagagaggatgctgagatgtgGAGAGTGATTAGGCCTAGCAAGGCTCCCAGAGGTACTGGCTTGGAGATGGAAATAcctgtgtcctctcctctcctgtgttCAGAGCCATGGGGGTGGTGGGAAGGAGCTTGGCACAGGCTGGGTGTGTGCAGTCTTGGGGCTACACATGGTCATCGGCTGAGCACCCCAGGTGGAGCCTGAGTTTCAAACCACAGGTATCCTGGGGCGTGAGCAGCCATGCGTGGAGGTTGGTGCCCACCTCCCTGATGAATAGGAAAGAGCTGGAGCCGGCGCCATCTGAGATAGTAACTTCAACAAAAAGAACTCCATGTCCTTCGTTGAGATGATGCCCAAGAAGAAAGATGTGTTGAATTCtctccatacaagaaaaacatcccCTGGGGTGGCAGCCCCTATCATCATCACTGATGCCCGGGAGCACTGCAGGATCTCCAAGTTTGCTGTGGGGCCTTACTGCGGCCAGTCTACACGACAGCACTTTCCCCTGAGCCAGGGGGATAGCCATGAATGTTGAGTTTCAAGACCCATctcttaagtaaaacatagcctTTCTGTAAAACCTAAGAGGGCCAATaaccctgtatttttttttcttgatgctcCCAGCTTCCTACTACAAAATAGTTACAGCCAGTGTGCGCCATTCATTCGCCAGTGTGGCCCTCCCATGTGTGGAGTTCACCAGAGCCATGGAAGGTTTACCATACAGCAATATATGGAAGATGCCATCATGCACCCCACGGGTCTGGAGATCCTTGTGGATCACGGGAACACAGATGCCCAGGACTGGAGAGTGGAGCCGCTCTGGTATAATGGCAAGTTCTACAACAGCCCAGAGGAACTGGCTCAGAAGTGTGCAGACGGAGAAGTGGACACGGtggtcctcaaaaaaaaaaaaaaactacccaagAACACAGAGCGGCCCCCACTCTTATCCTCCTCCAAGCCCCTCGGGGACTTCCTCATGCCCATGAACATGGCTGACCCCACACAGGCCGGTCCCACTTTCCTCTCTACAGCCTAGAGGGCAACAGCGCACTGCATAAAGGCTGGAGTGTCTCCTTCCTGCTGAGATCCTCTTAGTACAGCAGGGATAGCAacggtctctgtctgtctgtctgtctgtctgtctgtctgtctgtctctctctctctctctcacacacacacacacacacacacacagcaattacACACTTACAGCTTCCTTAGGTACAACATCACTGAGGTGGAACAATTCACCTACAGTCTCCATGAAACAGACCTGAACGCCTCACATAGTGAGAAATTCATCTAACACAAAAGTTCAGTATCCCATTTGGCTTCCTTTGCCCtggacatggagagagagagagagagagagagagagagagagagagagagagagagagagagagagagagagagagagagagagagaacccctggcaccctggcatccctatacccaaagagtctggaatgttatggtggaagatccacctcaactcccctcccccatctctttccccaaacccaactcttcaaagcctgccaaacacagctctccccgccccccagagaggctcaagaccactcccatagggtatataagctgcatcccagaaaacagactcatggttcttccagtctctcctctccatcttctctctgaAGGGCCAGGAaatcacctgggaatgctttatccgttaaacctgggcttttcca includes the following:
- the LOC102926087 gene encoding diamine oxidase [copper-containing]-like — encoded protein: MGLAPRSLALGCMAIILALQMAMAEYPNWMLNGKAQVFADLSAQEIEAVHSFLMSRPELELRPSGTQALDKNSVFLIEMLLPKKKDVLEFLDKGTKLPVREARVVIFFSAQEHPNVTAFAVGPLPQPIYMRELSPRPAKHRSWASRPMSKAEQSLLYHKIKEATTPLQKFFLDTTGFSLEDCNGQCLTFTHVAPHSVESRHRATWFLLQRIVKDHLLQPTGLEILVDHGSTNVQDWRVEQVWYKDKFYSSPEELAQKYADGEVDTVVLKDPLPENTEQPQIFIKPGGEFPMPLSESGPHVEQGNGSRYRLEGNTVFYKGWSFSFQLQPSSGLRILNVHFRDEPIAYEISVQTAMAVHRENTPAGELTKTMDLGWGMGSVTHELAPGINCPGTATFLDVIHYYDTDGPVRHPRALCIFEIPTGVPVRPIFSNDFPGKINFFSDVMGHKLVLRATSALYNFDYIWDFVFYTNGMLSAKMHATGYTHTTIYTPEGLGETHLMTHQLGNSHTHLVHYRVDLDVAGTNNSFHTLQTRQKNATNPGSRRHHLVQDTMEKTQYSQERQATFPFGQTLPPFLLFSSPQRDIWGHRRSYRLHIYSTSKQKLTPESQEDLAFTWARYSLAVTKYWESERCSTSIYNQNHPWDPAVVFEDFLQNNESIEDQDLVAWVTVGFSHGPHSETVPSMTSVRNFVGFSLRPFNFFYIIERHLGTAATDLSDTKSLGTGSA